In Lodderomyces elongisporus chromosome 1, complete sequence, a genomic segment contains:
- the MET2_1 gene encoding homoserine O- acetyltransferase (MEROPS:MER0044357) has product MTTTNSLYKDITEEERRTNSYARIVPGQTIVEIPEYTLECGETLYNFPVAYKTWGRLNKACNNVLLICHALTGSSDVQDWWGPLLGSDKTFDPSRFFIICINFLGSPYGSCSPVSIDRATGRPYGPNFPLVTAKDDLGVQKLILDSLGVKQIACVIGGSMGGMLAMEYSASYNDTEYVRSVIALATSARASAWCISWNETQRQCIFGDPYYDDGYYYENKNGKKPDSGLSAARMAALLTYRSRNSFETRFGRKMGKNTSSNTGDSTVATTGANTVASTGVSGGNNGTTSLINKEELEKGIRYPKNKDEEHWLTHNEGSKTINGKQRNQDKNLPTYFTAQSYLRYQGTKFIKRFDANCYISITRKLDTHDITRGKVEELDEQKQESLDVYEDPLPGFLQTLKKPHLVIGIASDGLFTYGEQELLGKNIPNSILKRLDSPEGHDAFLLEFELINNYCLDFLHANLPEYYDVSNDELFKDWADHVQDVDNGGESVFGEAEKNITNW; this is encoded by the coding sequence ATGACTACGACTAATTCACTTTATAAGGATATCACAGAAGAAGAGCGTCGAACAAATTCGTATGCGCGTATAGTGCCTGGTCAGACAATAGTGGAGATCCCTGAGTATACGTTGGAGTGTGGAGAGACATTGTATAATTTTCCTGTTGCGTACAAGACATGGGGGCGATTGAACAAAGCATGCAACAATGTGTTGCTTATCTGTCATGCGCTTACTGGCTCATCGGATGTTCAAGATTGGTGGGGTCCGCTATTGGGTTCAGACAAGACTTTTGACCCATCTCggtttttcattatttgcATCAATTTCTTGGGCTCGCCATATGGGTCGTGTTCGCCGGTGAGTATAGATCGAGCTACAGGGAGACCGTATGGTCCTAATTTCCCATTAGTCACTGCTAAGGATGATTTGGGAGTACAAAAGTTAATTTTGGATTCGTTGGGGGTTAAGCAAATTGCGTGTGTTATTGGAGGTTCTATGGGTGGAATGTTGGCAATGGAGTATTCGGCATCGTATAACGATACGGAGTATGTAAGGCTGGTTATTGCGTTGGCCACCTCGGCCAGAGCTTCGGCTTGGTGCATTTCGTGGAATGAAACGCAAAGACAATGTATATTTGGAGATCCATATTATGACGATGGGTACTATTATGAGAACaagaatggaaagaaaCCGGACTCGGGTTTGAGTGCAGCAAGAATGGCGGCATTGTTGACGTATAGATCACGCAATTCATTTGAAACTCGATTCGGTCGGAAAATGGGTAAGAATACTAGTTCAAACACTGGTGATAGCACTGTTGCTACAACTGGTGCCAACACTGTTGCCAGCACTGGTGTTAGCGGTGGTAATAATGGTACTACTAGTTTGATAAATAAAGAGGAGTTGGAAAAGGGAATACGGTATCCTAAGAATAAGGATGAGGAGCATTGGCTAACGCATAATGAAGGGTCCAAGACGATTAATGGGAAGCAAAGGAACCAGGATAAGAATCTTCCGACGTATTTCACGGCGCAATCGTATTTGAGGTATCAGGGAACAAAGTTTATCAAGAGGTTTGATGCAAATTGTTATATAAGTATAACGAGGAAGTTGGACACACACGATATTACTCGAGGTAAAGTTGAAGAGTTGGATGAGCAAAAACAGGAGAGTCTAGATGTGTATGAGGATCCGTTGCCTGGGTTTCTCCAGACGCTTAAGAAGCCTCATTTGGTGATTGGTATTGCATCGGACGGGTTATTTACATATGGGGAACAAGAGTTGTTGGGTAAGAATATTCCCAACTCTATATTGAAGAGGTTGGACTCGCCTGAAGGACACGATGCTTTTTTGTTGGAGTTTGAGTTGATTAATAATTACTGTTTAGACTTTTTGCATGCAAACTTACCCGAGTATTATGATGTTTCGAATGATGAGTTGTTCAAGGATTGGGCAGATCATGTACAAGATGTTGATAATGGTGGTGAATCAGTCTTTGGAGAAGCAGAGAAGAATATCACAAATTGGTAG
- the ATG26 gene encoding Sterol 3-beta-glucosyltransferase (CAZy:GT1) has product MPLRDKVHSNFLSPVHSILGHLSGSTVVSEDEDATEDERDHNDDTIVHNNSEEEEQQQQQQQHRHEEKEHNTHDGQSINQKSKQDNDRAATPVQEARSEPSTKRSSTDDEEDTARPCGDASGADFFSSFINNTSLCSGFGSLNNLRKLNFEDFLQGKKNEDLSHDNSEEHKHPNLRKLREKWDDMKPDSITSPVSHKRSGSDYEHKAHPVYAQLKRKEEQEQEQGGKGSNTTTDDEMTSGDDADEDGEDEEEEEEEEEKFLAKRLTPSHSKTSLIQTSPSDSPHPTPTSSKRAATTGANSTKTATATTEAAAATSSSLSTSPTKTLSNENASKTTSTSVISNITSYSTIDSDFSESKVNEKSEKEKSEKENSEKEIKIEKHRIDDEAHNRVEKQILDGDEQIPSEENLTSLQKSVIQNLDPHSIREGVLIKVRQPHTDQEDHQKNNNKLTESKKRLRFLIAEKLQRTFHLKDDDIFYGNYSSWLVKDVLLQGHMYLTKDALLYFAFLPKRYTIDATAEVNNMEDSSNIIMKGNLGMKTGKLGDTTFVTPVTHKYWTILRPETMSIYSSSTDLYFPITVIDMRTCLYAEIADKEKYREAQLTTPGSRSANVASSGLNSPPSVTDTASELRKMLDEDVGATEDSVEVKSTNVWIKLVTRKKTYRFQCDNLYSARQWCSNLTKTIFQLNNANLSGEVLVKIPIANIVDFRKKTLFDEVDDDDIDPESNDIPLSLSIKYHTNHVVEKRKRDKIKDKLKNENDDVAEIFFLFPKNGTELFNAFDKIMQRPTSSNRNESETSSKIFASLKRDKVELDTSISTLTPSSNFLVKAVIESNMPEPTPRTSEESALKRLGKSIARPRAFTKTSNTQNSIDLVTTDSLSDSSQLSLPIALSEKSLKKLEITFETTMKDFKDATKRYEDKGQLLAAIDDIPLPSNEQNIDEKRNHSRLRKQIKSFSTVGAKLSANPLHYRIKDKYFVQSEHEREVASKNFQKHFSLFNSQLVSSYYCHVLRTLPVYGKLYVSDHEVCFRSLLPGVSTTMIIPMSDIAEITSDDTKLSYAGATIIVQGVDEMTIEFSSSKSRDDFRETCLEILAKLHENEGFRPQPHQWGSNYNIELAKTRMEYTDSERRRLDKDTHDDKRELHLAKQRVALSRIKMFEDRLNAASGLEVPIVLEDSPFFKTEMRPSTSYNITLLTIGSRGDVQPYIALGKGLQKEGHKVTIATHSEFKEWIEKYHIGFREIAGDPGELMSFMVGHSAMSVSFLKDAQAKFKDWIKQLLSSSWKACQGADILIESPSAMAGIHIAEALAIPYFRAFTMPWTRTRAYPQAFFVPEQKKGGSYNYLTHVIFENIFWKGTQGQINRWRVNELDLPKTNLFRLQQTKVPFLYNVSPSVMPPATDFPSWVKVTGYWFLDEGGSDYEPPKELLEFMDQAVADDKKIVYIGFGSIVVDDSASLTKAIVDAVIDADVRCILNKGWSDRMGNKDKNKIEVELPPEVYSSGSIPHDWLFPKVDAAVHHGGSGTTGATLKAGCPSIIKPFFGDQFFYATRIEDMGVGIALRKLTKKSLASALVQVTEDLRIVEKAKKVSSQINHEFGVLAAIESIYTELEYSRNLIAAKDIHNENYKRHHPDFKAQSEPATDSEEESEYGSDKDDDDDTDEEEGEVDEVDEVDAVDAEDADDYKEAREEADETTDDEVHHKKRG; this is encoded by the coding sequence ATGCCATTGCGTGATAAAGTCCACCTGAATTTCCTAAGCCCAGTACACAGCATTCTCGGCCACCTAAGCGGCTCAACTGTGGTTAgcgaagatgaagatgcaaCAGAAGATGAGAGAGACCATAATGATGATACAATTGTGCACAATAatagtgaagaagaagaacaacagcagcagcaacagcagcacaGACACGAAGAGAAAGAACATAATACTCACGATGGACAAAGTATAAATCAAAAGAGTAAGCAAGACAATGACAGAGCAGCGACTCCCGTGCAAGAAGCTAGATCTGAACCACTGACTAAACGAAGCAGCACAGACGACGAAGAAGATACTGCTAGACCATGTGGAGATGCAAGCGGAGCagatttcttttcttctttcattaACAATACTTCGCTATGTTCAGGGTTTGGCTCGTTAAACAACTTGCGAAAACTTAACTTTGAGGATTTCTTgcaaggcaaaaaaaatgaagactTGAGCCACGATAACCTGGAGGAGCACAAGCATCCAAATTTGCGCAAATTGCGTGAAAAGTGGGATGATATGAAACCGGATAGTATAACACTGCCAGTAAGTCATAAGCGAAGCGGATCTGATTATGAACATAAAGCGCACCCCGTATATGCACAGCTAaaacgaaaagaagaacaagagcaagaacaaGGTGGGAAAGGATCAAACACGACTACTGATGACGAAATGACATCTGGGGATGATGCTGATGAGGatggtgaagatgaagaagaagaagaagaagaagaagagaagttTCTTGCTAAAAGATTAACGCCATCCCATTCTAAAACGTCATTGATACAAACACTGCCGTCTGATTCACCTCATCCCACACCTACGTCAAGTAAAAGAGCCGCCACAACCGGAGCTAATTCAACtaaaacagcaacagccacaacagaagcagcagcagcaacatcatcatcgttaTCAACATCACCGACGAAAACTTTAAGCAACGAAAACGCATCAAAAACTACGTCTACCTCTGTTATCTCAAATATTACTTCATACTCCACTATTGATAGTGATTTTTCTGAATCGAAAGTGAATgagaaaagtgaaaaagagaaaagtgaaaaagagaatagcgaaaaagaaataaaaattgaaaaacatagaattgatgatgaagctCACAATCGCGTTGAAAAGCAAATACTAGATGGTGATGAACAGATTCCAAGTGAGGAAAACCTCACTTCGCTACAGAAATCTGTTATACAAAATCTTGACCCACATTCAATTCGAGAAGGCGTGTTAATCAAGGTGCGGCAGCCACATACTGATCAAGAAGATCATCagaaaaataacaacaaactCACAGAATCCAAGAAACGACTACGTTTTTTAATTGCAGAGAAACTTCAACGAACATTCCATTTGAAAGATGATGACATCTTTTATGGAAACTATAGCTCATGGTTGGTGAAAGATGTCTTGTTACAAGGTCATATGTATCTCACCAAGGATGCGTTACTatactttgcttttttaCCAAAGCGGTATACCATCGATGCTACTGCGGAAGTAAACAATATGGAAGATTCTTCCAACATCATAATGAAAGGCAACTTGGGAATGAAAACTGGGAAATTAGGGGATACGACATTTGTAACACCTGTCACGCACAAATACTGGACCATCTTGCGACCGGAGACAATGTCTATTTACAGCTCTTCGACAGACTTGTATTTTCCAATCACAGTTATTGATATGAGAACTTGTCTTTATGCAGAAATTGCAGATAAGGAAAAGTATAGGGAAGCGCAATTAACCACACCGGGTTCGAGGAGCGCGAATGTTGCCTCCTCGGGTCTTAACTCTCCTCCTTCTGTTACCGATACTGCTTCCGAATTGAGAAAAATGTTAGATGAAGATGTTGGTGCTACTGAAGATAGCGTTGAGGTTAAAAGTACAAATGTCTGGATCAAATTGGTTACTCGGAAAAAGACTTATCGATTTCAATGCGACAATTTGTACTCGGCCAGACAGTGGTGCAGCAACTTGACAAAGACCATCTTCCAGCTCAATAATGCTAATTTGAGTGGCGAAGTATTGGTGAAGATCCCGATTGCAaatattgttgatttcagaaagaaaactttatttgatgaagttgacgatgacgatatTGACCCAGAATCAAATGATATACCATTAAGTCTTAGTATCAAATATCATACCAATCATGTTgtggaaaagagaaaacgtgataaaattaaagataagttgaaaaatgaaaatgatgatgtAGCAgaaatattctttttattccCCAAGAATGGAACTGAATTGTTCAATGCATTTGACAAAATTATGCAAAGACCAACTAGTTCCAATAGGAATGAATCGGAGACCAGTTCAAAGATATTTGCAAGTTTGAAAAGAGATAAAGTAGAGCTTGACACGTCCATATCGACATTGACTCCTTCGTCCAATTTTTTGGTAAAGGCGGTGATTGAAAGTAATATGCCTGAACCGACGCCAAGGACAAGTGAAGAATCTGCATTAAAGAGACTTGGTAAATCAATTGCTAGACCAAGAGCATTTACAAAGACATCAAATACGCAGAACTCAATTGATTTGGTGACAACCGATAGTTTAAGTGACAGCTCGCAACTTTCTCTTCCGATTGCACTTTCTGaaaagagtttaaaaaaattggaaattacATTTGAAACAACAATGAAGGATTTCAAAGATGCAACAAAGCGATATGAAGATAAGGGCCAACTTTTAGCAGCAATCGATGATATTCCACTTCCATCTAATGAGCAAAATATTGACGAGAAACGAAATCATAGCCGATTACGGAAACAGATAAAGTCATTTTCAACTGTTGGAGCAAAACTTTCAGCTAATCCTTTACATTATCGAATAAAGGACAAGTATTTTGTTCAAAGTGAACACGAACGTGAAGTAGCTTCCAAAAACTTTCAAAAGCACTTTTCATTATTCAATTCACAACTAGTTTCATCGTATTATTGTCATGTGTTGCGTACTTTGCCAGTTTACGGAAAACTATATGTTTCTGACCATGAAGTTTGTTTCCGAAGTTTGCTCCCAGGTGTGTCAACAACGATGATTATTCCAATGCTGGACATTGCAGAAATTACTTCCGATGATACCAAATTGAGTTATGCTGGAGCCACTATTATAGTGCAAGGAGTTGATGAAATGACTATTGAGTTTTCTTCGTCTAAATCAAGGGATGATTTTAGAGAAACGTGTTTAGAAATTTTGGCAAAGCTTCATGAAAATGAGGGTTTTAGACCCCAGCCTCATCAGTGGGGATCCAATTATAATATTGAGTTGGCCAAGACTCGTATGGAATATACTGATTCCGAAAGACGTAGGCTTGATAAGGATACACACGATGACAAACGCGAATTGCATCTTGCCAAACAGCGTGTTGCATTATCGAGAATTAAGATGTTTGAAGATCGATTAAATGCTGCTTCTGGGTTAGAAGTACCAATTGTTTTGGAAGATTCgccttttttcaaaaccgAAATGAGACCATCAACATCGTATAATATAACCCTTTTGACTATTGGTTCTAGAGGTGATGTTCAGCCATATATCGCATTAGGCAAAGgattgcaaaaagaagGGCACAAGGTTACAATTGCAACGCATAGTGAATTTAAAGAATGGATTGAAAAGTATCATATTGGATTTAGGGAAATAGCAGGTGACCCTGGTGAATTGATGTCATTTATGGTGGGACATAGTGCGATGTCAGTTTCCTTTCTCAAAGATGCCCAAGCCAAGTTTAAAGATTGGATAAAGCAATTGCTTTCCTCGAGTTGGAAGGCTTGTCAAGGTGCAGATATTCTTATCGAGAGTCCGTCTGCAATGGCTGGTATTCATATTGCAGAGGCATTGGCGATTCCATATTTCAGAGCGTTTACCATGCCATGGACCAGAACCAGAGCATACCCGCAAGCTTTCTTTGTCCctgaacaaaagaaaggtGGTTCATATAATTACCTCACTCACgttatttttgaaaatatctTTTGGAAAGGTACTCAAGGACAGATTAATCGCTGGCGTGTTAATGAACTAGATTTACCAAAGACAAATTTATTCAGACTCCAGCAAACTAAAGTGCCATTCTTGTATAATGTTTCTCCAAGTGTGATGCCGCCTGCAACTGATTTCCCTAGTTGGGTCAAAGTTACCGGTTACTGGTTCTTGGATGAGGGCGGATCGGATTATGAGCCACCTAAAGAATTGCTTGAGTTTATGGATCAAGCAGTTGCCGATGATAAAAAGATTGTGTACATTGGGTTTGGttctattgttgttgatgactCTGCTTCGTTGACCAAAGctattgttgatgctgttATTGATGCAGATGTACGTTGTATTTTGAATAAAGGATGGTCTGACAGGATGGGCAATAAGGATAAGAATAAGATTGAAGTGGAGTTGCCCCCAGAGGTGTATAGCAGTGGCTCAATACCGCATGATTGGTTATTTCCCAAAGTGGATGCAGCAGTACATCATGGTGGGTCGGGTACTACAGGTGCTACGTTAAAGGCTGGATGTCCTAGCATCATCAAACCATTTTTTGGTGATCAATTCTTTTATGCGACAAGGATTGAAGATATGGGAGTAGGAATTGCTTTGAGGAAGTTAACCAAGAAGTCATTGGCCAGTGCTTTGGTGCAAGTTACTGAAGATTTGagaattgttgaaaaagccaaaaaagtGAGTCTGCAAATCAACCATGAGTTTGGTGTGCTTGCGGCAATTGAGTCAATCTACACAGAGTTGGAGTATTCGAGAAACTTGATAGCGGCAAAGGATATCCATAATGAGAATTATAAGCGTCACCATCCAGATTTCAAGGCACAATCAGAACCAGCAACTGATTCTGAGGAAGAAAGCGAGTATGGTTCTgataaagatgatgatgacgatacAGATGAGGAGGAGGGGGAGGTGGATGAGGTGGATGAGGTGGATGCGGTGGATGCGGAGGATGCGGATGATTATAAGGAAGCAAGAGAAGAGGCCGATGAGACGACTGACGACGAAGTTCATCATAAGAAGCGAGGTTAA
- the MDL1 gene encoding ATP-binding cassette permease mdl1: MYTHTSTIQESRGSESGNASGSESGSESGNESESNAKPKSNLFNEIIKLLNLARPESRILGFALACLAVTSIASMSLPLVIGRIIDLAKFQNKEEEEGEEEKDENEDSQVQDKVKNLLFGLTKPQFYTSITVLFLVGGVANFGRVYLLRNVAEKLIARLRSRLFAKILAQDAYFFDIGPTGTGMKTGDLISRIANDTQIISKTLSGNISDGMRSIINGAVGFGMMCFVSWKLTLCMSMMFPPLIVMSFFYGRKIKALSRLIQENIGELTKVTEERLNGVKVIQSFAQQQAIVHLYSNEIKQIYDSSMREGKLSGLYYSVNGILGNITIIGLLIIGTKLIGMGELSIGDLSSFMMYAIYTGSSVFGLSNFYTELMKGIGAAERIFELVEYKPNIHNNKGENHKLGGDITFKNIKFSYPSRPDTIFENFNLCIKEGENVCIVGPSGSGKSTVSELLLRFYDPESGAITFGTKDKETHIKDLNLNHYRDQIGFVQQEPLLFSGTIRENVIFGKADATEEEIQEALRLSHADSFIRHLPEGLETRIGAANKTQLSGGQKQRLSLARTLIKKPQVLILDEATSALDSSSEEEVLKSLLRLNREHGITIISIAHRLTTIKNSDRVIVLDQNGNIVEDGRFVDLNNDPKSQFNKLLKKNELE; the protein is encoded by the exons ATGTA CACCCA CACAAGTACAATACAAGAAAGTCGAGGTAGCGAATCGGGCAATGCATCAGGCAGCGAATCGGGCAGTGAATCGGGTAATGAACTGGAATCTAATGCCAAACCCAAGTCAAATCTATTTAATGAAATCATTAAGCTCTTAAACCTAGCAAGGCCGGAGTCGAGGATTCTTGGCTTTGCACTTGCATGTCTTGCCGTGACATCCATAGCGTCAATGTCTTTGCCCTTAGTGATTGGAAGAATTATCGACCTTGCgaaatttcaaaacaaggaggaagaagaaggggaggaagaaaaagacgaGAATGAAGATTCTCAAGTACAGGATAAAGTAAAGAATTTACTCTTTGGTCTTACCAAGCCCCAGTTCTACACATCAATTACGGTATTGTTTCTTGTGGGAGGTGTGGCAAACTTTGGTCGTGTTTATTTGTTGCGAAACGTGGCAGAGAAGTTAATAGCAAGATTAAGATCAAGATTATTCGCCAAGATCCTTGCTCAGGATGCATATTTCTTTGATATTGGTCCTACAGGAACAGGAATGAAAACCGGTGATTTAATCTCACGAATAGCTAATGATACCCAAATTATATCAAAGACATTGAGCGGTAACATAAGTGATGGTATGCGAAGTATCATCAATGGTGCTGTTGGATTTGGTATGatgtgttttgtttcttggaAACTTACTTTATGCATGAGTATGATGTTTCCGCCATTAATTGTcatgtcatttttttatgGTAGAAAAATTAAGGCATTGTCGAGATTGATTCAGGAGAATATTGGTGAGCTAACTAAGGTCACTGAGGAAAGATTGAATGGTGTCAAGGTTATTCAATCCTTTgctcaacaacaagcaaTAGTGCACTTGTATAGCAACGAGATTAAGCAGATATATGATAGTTCCATGCGTGAAGGTAAACTATCAGGGCTTTATTATTCAGTGAATGGTATACTTGGCAATATTACCATCATTGGATTATTAATAATAGGCACTAAACTTATAGGAATGGGCGAGTTGTCTATTGGTGACTTGTCGAGTTTCATGATGTATGCTATATACACGGGAAGCTCGGTATTTGGATTAAGCAACTTCTATACAGAGTTGATGAAAGGTATTGGTGCCGCTGAGAGGATCTTTGAGTTGGTTGAGTACAAGCCAAATATCCACAACAATAAAGGTGAAAACCATAAGCTTGGCGGTGACATTACCTTTAAAAACATCAAGTTCTCGTATCCTTCAAGACCAGATACTATATTTGAGAACTTCAATCTTTGCATCAAAGAAGGGGAAAACGTATGTATTGTGGGTCCATCTGGTAGTGGCAAATCCACTGTAAGCGAGTTGCTTTTGAGATTCTACGATCCAGAGTCCGGTGCAATCACGTTTGGCACTAAAGACAAGGAGACGCACATCAaagatttgaatttgaaccATTACCGTGATCAAATTGGGTTTGTTCAGCAGGAACCGCTTCTTTTTAGTGGCACTATTAGAGAGAATGTTATTTTTGGTAAAGCAGATGccacagaagaagaaatacaaGAGGCTTTGCGTCTTAGTCATGCTGACTCATTTATACGCCACTTGCCTGAAGGATTGGAAACTAGAATTGGAGCAGCCAACAAGACGCAACTAAGCGGAGGACAAAAGCAAAGGCTTTCTTTGGCAAGAACATTGATCAAGAAGCCGCAAGTTTTAATATTGGACGAGGCGACTTCGGCATTGGATTCATCCAGTGAAGAAGAGGTATTGAAGAGTTTATTGCGTTTGAACAGAGAACATGgtatcaccatcatctcCATTGCGCACAGATTGACTACGATTAAGAATAGTGATAGAGTGATTGTTTTGGACCAAAATGGAAACATCGTTGAGGATGGACGGTTTGTGGACTTGAACAACGATCCAAAAAGTCAGTTTAAcaagttgttgaagaaaaatgagCTTGAATAG